Proteins from one Rhodanobacteraceae bacterium genomic window:
- a CDS encoding prepilin-type N-terminal cleavage/methylation domain-containing protein → MQRCRVERASAAHNPQPTTHNPARPKRARGFTLIEVLVAFIVFVAIFGAVLEALGMALRNTRRSAEVSEAALWAQSKLDALGTIDELEEGSETGEFNKRYRWQLDVTKQDVPREDGMSADSFPVELYRVELVVSWGDRNQRREQHFVTLRSKLKEGQF, encoded by the coding sequence TTGCAGCGGTGTCGCGTCGAGCGCGCTTCTGCTGCCCACAACCCACAACCCACAACCCACAACCCGGCGCGCCCCAAGCGCGCCCGCGGCTTCACCCTGATCGAAGTCCTGGTCGCCTTCATCGTCTTCGTCGCGATCTTCGGCGCGGTGCTGGAGGCGCTCGGCATGGCGTTGCGCAACACCCGGCGCTCGGCTGAGGTCAGCGAGGCGGCGCTGTGGGCGCAGTCCAAGCTCGACGCGCTGGGCACCATCGACGAGCTGGAGGAAGGCAGCGAGACCGGCGAGTTCAACAAGCGCTACCGCTGGCAGCTGGACGTCACCAAGCAGGATGTCCCGCGCGAGGACGGCATGTCCGCCGACAGCTTCCCGGTCGAGCTTTACCGGGTGGAACTGGTGGTCTCCTGGGGCGATCGCAACCAGCGTCGCGAGCAGCATTTCGTGACCCTGAGATCGAAGCTCAAGGAGGGGCAGTTTTGA
- the thiL gene encoding thiamine-phosphate kinase — translation MAGEFAFIEALRARVRGGADVSLGIGDDGAVLAPPAGEELVVCCDTMVAGVHFPLDTPPADVGYKLAAVNLSDLAAMGATPRWCTLALTLPSLDPGYVEPLLTGLLALADAHGMALVGGDTTRGPLTLTLNAFGSLPAGSALRRDGARAGDAVYVSGTLGDAAAALALRGQRIDPNDGEGKLARTRLQQRLARPTPRVALGQALRGLAHACIDVSDGLAADLGHICRQSGLAAVIEADALPASRALLPLVTDAARRLRLQLGGDDYELCFTLPSEREPALAAVAAAAHTTLTRIGTLGPGEGVHLIDAEGRVVAPPSAGWDHFG, via the coding sequence ATGGCGGGCGAGTTCGCCTTCATCGAGGCCCTGCGCGCGCGCGTGCGCGGCGGCGCGGACGTGTCGCTCGGCATTGGCGACGATGGCGCGGTGCTCGCGCCGCCCGCTGGCGAGGAACTGGTGGTCTGCTGCGACACCATGGTCGCCGGCGTGCATTTCCCGCTGGACACGCCGCCGGCGGATGTCGGCTACAAGCTCGCTGCGGTCAATCTGTCGGACCTCGCCGCGATGGGCGCCACGCCGCGCTGGTGCACGCTCGCGCTGACGCTGCCGAGCCTGGATCCGGGTTATGTGGAGCCGCTGCTGACCGGCCTGCTCGCCCTGGCCGATGCGCACGGCATGGCGCTGGTGGGCGGCGACACCACACGCGGCCCGCTGACCCTGACGCTGAATGCCTTCGGCAGCCTGCCGGCCGGGTCCGCGCTGCGCCGCGACGGCGCGCGCGCGGGGGATGCGGTGTACGTCAGCGGCACGCTTGGCGATGCCGCCGCGGCGCTGGCGCTGCGCGGCCAGCGGATCGACCCGAACGACGGCGAGGGCAAGCTGGCGCGCACCCGGCTGCAGCAGCGGTTGGCGCGGCCGACGCCGCGCGTGGCGCTGGGCCAGGCGCTGCGCGGCCTCGCGCATGCGTGCATCGACGTCTCCGATGGCCTTGCCGCGGACCTCGGCCACATCTGCCGCCAGAGCGGACTGGCCGCGGTGATCGAGGCCGATGCCCTGCCCGCCTCGCGCGCCTTGCTGCCGCTGGTGACCGACGCCGCCCGGCGCCTGCGCCTGCAACTCGGCGGCGACGACTACGAGCTGTGCTTCACCCTGCCGTCCGAACGCGAGCCGGCGCTGGCCGCGGTCGCTGCCGCGGCGCACACCACGCTGACGCGCATCGGCACTCTCGGGCCGGGTGAAGGCGTGCACTTGATCGATGCCGAGGGCCGTGTCGTGGCGCCACCTTCAGCCGGCTGGGACCACTTCGGATGA
- a CDS encoding prepilin-type N-terminal cleavage/methylation domain-containing protein produces the protein MKSRAGWARAGSSFTFHFSLFTAPRRQRGFTLIELLVAMALVAMLMTLVYEGLRAGQKAADTGQAFIDRTNRLRITHEFVRQQVSRLMPLAYKQDTRDGKLFMFEGDAEKIRFVGPMPGYLGYGGTYVQELELIRDGRYRSLVFRYWLHNGFDEKEIDESAPPILLLAGVRDGGFRFKGLNPEGKVGDWRERWEDSQLTPLAIQLELEMSEESRIDWPLLEVVMMVDGGATRGFNAGFLPSG, from the coding sequence GTGAAAAGTAGAGCCGGCTGGGCGCGCGCCGGCTCCTCTTTCACTTTTCACTTTTCACTTTTCACTGCTCCTCGTCGCCAGCGCGGCTTCACCCTGATCGAACTCCTCGTCGCCATGGCCCTGGTCGCGATGCTGATGACGCTGGTCTACGAGGGTCTGCGCGCCGGGCAGAAGGCGGCGGATACGGGGCAGGCCTTCATCGATCGCACCAACCGGCTCAGGATCACGCATGAGTTCGTGCGCCAGCAGGTGTCGCGGCTGATGCCGCTGGCGTACAAGCAGGACACGCGCGACGGCAAGTTGTTCATGTTCGAGGGCGATGCCGAGAAGATCCGCTTCGTCGGACCGATGCCGGGATACCTCGGCTACGGCGGCACCTATGTGCAGGAGCTCGAACTGATCCGCGATGGTCGCTATCGCTCGCTGGTGTTCCGCTACTGGCTGCACAACGGCTTCGACGAAAAGGAGATCGACGAATCCGCGCCGCCGATCCTGCTGCTGGCGGGAGTCCGCGACGGCGGCTTCCGCTTCAAGGGACTGAATCCCGAGGGCAAGGTCGGCGACTGGCGTGAGCGCTGGGAGGATTCGCAGCTGACGCCGCTGGCGATCCAACTGGAACTCGAGATGAGCGAAGAGAGCCGCATCGACTGGCCGCTGCTGGAGGTGGTCATGATGGTCGACGGCGGGGCCACGCGCGGCTTCAATGCCGGTTTCCTGCCGTCGGGATGA
- a CDS encoding type II secretion system F family protein, protein MPAFRFKAVAPNGEVLQGQMEAASTDEVVAKLHEQGNLPLEAIPADQAQGVGLGALFRSTGVSQADVAQFTQQLATLVGAGLPLDRSLLVLAELAETVRLKRLVDRIRDEVRGGVSLSEALERQHGVFSRLYVNMVRAGELGGTLDHTLSRLALYLERNQELKSSVVSALIYPCILLLLAGGALIFLLVFVIPNFMPLFEQLGGELPLITQIVLAFANMVRYGWWAFLLVAAGIAIFFQRQFRDPVTRLVWDTRLLNLKWVGDLLTKIDTARFARTAGTLLKNGVPLLSAMSIARNVLGNSALGEQVETATKDVKTGGGLAHALAAGKRFPRMALQMIAVGEETGQLDDMLLRAADTYDREVRTTIDRLMAAFVPVMTILLAGFIAVIVISMVTAILSLNELVG, encoded by the coding sequence ATGCCCGCCTTCCGCTTCAAAGCCGTCGCCCCCAATGGCGAGGTGCTGCAGGGCCAGATGGAGGCCGCGAGCACCGACGAGGTGGTCGCCAAGCTGCATGAGCAGGGCAATTTGCCGCTGGAAGCGATTCCTGCCGATCAGGCGCAGGGCGTGGGCCTGGGCGCGTTGTTCCGTTCGACCGGCGTGTCGCAGGCGGACGTGGCCCAATTCACCCAACAGCTGGCGACGCTGGTCGGCGCCGGGTTGCCGCTGGACCGCTCGCTGCTGGTGCTCGCAGAGCTCGCCGAAACGGTCCGCCTGAAGCGTCTGGTCGACCGCATCCGCGACGAAGTGCGCGGTGGCGTCTCGCTGTCCGAGGCGCTGGAACGCCAGCACGGGGTGTTCTCGCGGCTGTACGTCAACATGGTGCGGGCTGGTGAGCTGGGCGGCACGCTCGATCACACGCTGTCGCGCCTGGCCCTGTACCTGGAGCGCAACCAGGAGCTGAAGTCGAGCGTGGTCTCGGCGCTGATCTATCCCTGCATCCTGCTGTTGCTGGCGGGTGGCGCGCTGATCTTCCTGCTGGTGTTCGTGATCCCGAACTTCATGCCGCTGTTCGAGCAACTCGGCGGCGAGCTGCCGTTGATCACCCAGATCGTGCTCGCCTTCGCCAACATGGTGCGCTATGGCTGGTGGGCCTTCCTGCTGGTGGCTGCCGGCATCGCGATCTTCTTCCAGCGCCAGTTCCGCGATCCGGTCACGCGCCTGGTGTGGGACACCCGGCTGCTGAACCTGAAGTGGGTGGGCGATCTGCTGACCAAGATCGACACCGCGCGTTTCGCGCGCACCGCCGGTACCCTGCTGAAGAACGGCGTGCCGCTGCTGTCGGCGATGTCGATCGCCAGGAACGTGCTCGGGAACTCGGCGCTCGGCGAGCAGGTCGAGACTGCCACCAAGGATGTGAAGACCGGCGGCGGCCTGGCGCACGCGCTGGCGGCCGGCAAGCGTTTCCCGCGGATGGCCTTGCAGATGATCGCGGTGGGCGAGGAAACCGGCCAGCTGGACGACATGCTGCTGCGCGCGGCCGACACCTACGACCGCGAAGTGCGGACCACGATCGACCGGTTGATGGCGGCCTTCGTGCCGGTGATGACCATTCTGCTGGCCGGTTTCATCGCCGTCATCGTGATCTCGATGGTGACCGCGATCCTGAGTTTGAACGAACTGGTGGGTTGA
- a CDS encoding DsbC family protein encodes MRNGFWVAGFGLVLSAGLAAQDKPEDLIRESLKTLNPEIRIDDVRPSPLKGVYEVTVPGQVVYVSGDGKYLMQGMLLDIPNKLDLTEKRRSELRRTLLAAAPSSQRIVFKPKGEVKHTVTVFTDIDCGYCRELHKHMAEYNDRGIQIEYMLFPRAGVGSESFRKAVASWCAKDQQDALTKAKAGEDPGNATCVNPIEAQYNLGQQVGVTGTPTLVFPDGSVAPGYVTPDQLEQRLIAAEAAVAKDAAAK; translated from the coding sequence ATGCGCAATGGTTTCTGGGTGGCCGGCTTCGGCCTGGTGTTGAGCGCGGGCCTGGCGGCTCAGGACAAGCCGGAAGACCTGATTCGGGAGTCGCTGAAGACGCTGAATCCGGAGATCCGTATCGACGACGTGCGCCCTTCTCCACTCAAGGGTGTTTACGAAGTCACCGTTCCTGGCCAGGTGGTTTACGTCTCGGGCGACGGCAAGTACCTGATGCAGGGCATGCTGCTGGACATTCCGAACAAGCTGGACCTGACCGAGAAGCGCCGTTCTGAATTGCGACGCACCCTGCTGGCGGCCGCGCCGAGCAGTCAGCGCATCGTGTTCAAGCCCAAGGGCGAGGTCAAGCACACGGTCACGGTGTTCACCGACATCGATTGTGGTTACTGCCGTGAGCTGCACAAGCACATGGCCGAATACAACGACCGCGGCATCCAGATCGAGTACATGCTGTTCCCGCGCGCGGGCGTCGGCTCCGAGTCCTTCCGCAAGGCAGTTGCCTCCTGGTGCGCCAAGGACCAGCAGGATGCATTGACCAAGGCCAAGGCGGGTGAGGATCCGGGCAACGCGACCTGCGTCAACCCGATCGAGGCGCAGTACAACCTCGGCCAGCAGGTGGGCGTCACCGGCACGCCGACGCTGGTCTTCCCGGACGGCAGCGTGGCCCCGGGCTACGTCACGCCGGACCAACTGGAGCAGCGCCTGATCGCCGCCGAGGCAGCGGTTGCGAAGGACGCCGCCGCCAAGTGA
- the gspG gene encoding type II secretion system major pseudopilin GspG: MNKRLNFRPAASKGFSLIEMLLVLGIIAFIATMLATNIFSSKGKADVKAAQAGVRKVATAVDQFYLDAGTLPTKIEELVTRPGNAANWGGPYLNESQIKDPWGTVYVIKVPGEGGQPYAVISLGADKSPGGKDAAADIDNNQ; this comes from the coding sequence ATGAACAAGCGCCTGAACTTTCGCCCCGCGGCATCCAAGGGCTTTTCTTTGATCGAAATGCTGCTGGTGCTCGGCATCATCGCCTTCATCGCGACGATGCTGGCAACCAACATCTTCAGCAGCAAGGGCAAGGCCGACGTCAAGGCGGCCCAGGCTGGCGTGCGCAAGGTGGCCACGGCGGTCGACCAGTTCTACCTCGACGCCGGCACGTTGCCGACCAAGATCGAGGAACTGGTTACCCGTCCTGGGAACGCCGCCAACTGGGGCGGCCCCTACCTCAACGAATCGCAGATCAAGGATCCGTGGGGCACGGTCTATGTGATCAAGGTGCCGGGCGAGGGCGGCCAGCCCTACGCCGTGATCTCGCTCGGCGCCGACAAGTCGCCGGGCGGCAAGGACGCGGCGGCGGATATCGATAACAACCAGTGA
- a CDS encoding GspH/FimT family pseudopilin: MIVVLMIIAMMAGLLGTSIAGRLDSVKVATAARDLTAALRYTRSQAILHREEKFIEVDLEAKTYLAPGRQTVELPQSMELKLLTARSEASSAKVGRIRFFADGGSTGGRVTLISGGRQWKVNVSWLTGEIELDDGRKERRP; the protein is encoded by the coding sequence ATGATCGTCGTCCTGATGATCATCGCGATGATGGCGGGGCTGCTCGGCACCTCGATCGCCGGGCGGCTGGACAGTGTCAAGGTGGCCACCGCGGCGCGCGACCTGACCGCGGCGCTGCGCTACACCCGCAGCCAGGCAATCCTGCACCGCGAAGAGAAGTTCATCGAGGTCGACCTGGAAGCCAAGACCTACCTGGCGCCGGGCCGGCAGACAGTCGAACTTCCCCAGTCGATGGAACTCAAGCTGCTGACTGCGCGCTCCGAAGCCAGCAGCGCCAAGGTCGGGCGCATCCGCTTCTTCGCCGATGGCGGCTCCACCGGCGGCCGCGTGACCCTGATCTCCGGCGGCCGCCAGTGGAAAGTCAATGTCTCGTGGCTGACCGGCGAAATCGAACTGGATGACGGGCGGAAGGAGCGCAGGCCGTGA
- a CDS encoding phosphatidylglycerophosphatase A, translated as MSRDVVREARILLRHPLGLIACGGGSGLSPWASGTTGSAVAALLYWLSGALAWPLWANLLLAGAMFAIGVPAASWACRALATDDAAPIVIDEWVGQWLTYAIGALAWPWSAHGLALPGFFIAGFLLFRIADITKPWPASHRDRELGGGLGAMADDAVAGLYSAAAMVLLGLGLSFLNPA; from the coding sequence ATGAGCCGCGATGTTGTCCGTGAAGCGCGCATCCTGCTGCGCCACCCGCTCGGGCTGATCGCCTGCGGCGGAGGCAGCGGGCTGTCGCCGTGGGCCTCGGGCACCACCGGTTCGGCGGTCGCCGCACTGCTGTACTGGCTGAGCGGCGCGCTTGCATGGCCGCTGTGGGCCAATCTCCTGCTGGCCGGGGCGATGTTCGCGATCGGCGTGCCTGCCGCCTCCTGGGCCTGCCGGGCGCTCGCCACCGACGACGCCGCGCCGATCGTGATCGACGAGTGGGTCGGCCAGTGGCTGACCTACGCCATCGGCGCACTCGCCTGGCCGTGGTCCGCGCATGGGCTCGCCCTCCCCGGATTCTTCATCGCCGGTTTCCTGCTGTTCCGCATCGCCGACATCACGAAGCCCTGGCCGGCGTCGCACCGCGACCGCGAGCTTGGCGGCGGACTCGGCGCGATGGCCGATGATGCCGTGGCTGGACTGTATTCGGCCGCGGCAATGGTCTTGCTCGGACTGGGGTTGTCCTTCCTGAACCCGGCGTAG
- the ribE gene encoding 6,7-dimethyl-8-ribityllumazine synthase, producing the protein MERIEGDFSAPSGRIALLASRFNELVVARLIDGARDALLRHGVADEQLTLVRVPGAFELPLTADKLAASGRFEAIVALGCVIRGDTAHFDYVAGGAANGLMQVSLDHGLPVGFGVLTVDTLEQALDRAGAKAGNKGADAALAVIEQLNLVRQLETAA; encoded by the coding sequence ATGGAACGCATCGAAGGTGATTTCTCCGCGCCAAGCGGGCGCATCGCGCTGCTGGCTTCGCGCTTCAATGAACTGGTCGTCGCGCGCCTGATCGATGGCGCCCGCGATGCGCTGCTGCGCCACGGCGTGGCCGACGAGCAACTGACCCTGGTGCGCGTGCCCGGCGCCTTCGAGCTGCCGCTGACCGCCGACAAGCTGGCAGCGAGCGGGCGCTTCGAGGCGATCGTCGCGCTCGGCTGCGTGATCCGCGGCGACACCGCGCATTTCGACTATGTCGCCGGCGGCGCCGCCAACGGTTTGATGCAGGTCTCGCTGGACCACGGCCTGCCGGTCGGCTTCGGCGTGCTGACCGTCGACACCCTGGAGCAGGCGCTGGACCGCGCCGGGGCCAAGGCCGGCAACAAGGGCGCCGACGCCGCGCTCGCGGTGATCGAGCAACTCAACCTGGTGCGCCAACTGGAGACCGCGGCATGA
- a CDS encoding general secretion pathway protein GspK has product MRSRQRGIALVLVLWVAVLITVLLASFSLSARVEALQGRNLLDSTRARYVAEAGLHRAAYELRGNNPDTRWVADGRVYPIEFEGAEIEVEIYDETGKVDINVAEPMLLAALFELGGAEKDAAEALAAAVVDWRDPDDLVNLNGAEASEYKGAGLPYKPRNAPFETVSELQQVLGMSFELYRELEPLLTIYSGRAQPNPAFAAPEVLRLIPGMTPDSVQLFVQQREQAPTGPGGQAQLPLMLPDGTPVVAQGGGLTYTIRSRAKLPGGATSSLEATVRLGASMVARRPFRIVRWRDGESK; this is encoded by the coding sequence ATGCGATCGCGACAGAGAGGCATTGCACTGGTCCTGGTGTTGTGGGTTGCGGTGCTGATCACCGTGCTGCTCGCCAGCTTCTCCCTGAGCGCGCGGGTGGAGGCGCTGCAGGGGCGCAACCTGCTCGACAGCACGCGTGCCCGCTACGTGGCCGAGGCTGGCCTGCACCGCGCCGCCTATGAGCTGCGGGGAAACAACCCGGATACCCGCTGGGTCGCCGACGGGCGCGTCTACCCGATCGAGTTCGAGGGCGCAGAGATCGAGGTCGAGATCTACGACGAGACTGGCAAGGTGGATATCAATGTCGCCGAACCGATGCTGCTGGCCGCCTTGTTCGAACTCGGCGGTGCGGAAAAGGACGCCGCCGAGGCGCTGGCGGCTGCGGTGGTCGACTGGCGCGATCCGGACGACCTGGTCAATCTGAACGGTGCCGAGGCGAGTGAGTACAAGGGCGCCGGTCTGCCATACAAGCCGCGCAACGCGCCGTTCGAAACCGTGTCGGAATTGCAGCAGGTGCTCGGCATGAGCTTCGAACTGTACCGGGAACTTGAGCCGCTGCTGACCATCTACTCTGGCAGGGCGCAGCCGAATCCGGCCTTCGCCGCGCCGGAGGTGCTGCGGCTGATCCCCGGCATGACGCCGGACTCGGTTCAACTCTTCGTGCAGCAACGCGAACAGGCGCCCACCGGCCCCGGCGGGCAGGCGCAGTTGCCCCTGATGCTGCCGGACGGAACGCCGGTGGTGGCGCAGGGAGGGGGGCTTACGTACACTATCCGGTCCCGTGCGAAGCTCCCCGGCGGCGCGACTTCCAGTCTCGAAGCGACCGTGCGCCTGGGTGCGAGCATGGTCGCACGGCGGCCGTTCCGCATCGTCCGCTGGCGCGATGGCGAGTCGAAGTGA
- the gspE gene encoding type II secretion system ATPase GspE: protein MLPANPEQLDERICQFLVRKGRLKEADLVRARRVHEEQEDVGLVSLLTRLGLASERDVAEALSELLDLPLLSAKDAPEVPPAGVQLSVRFLKQFHIVPIGESETSIKLLVADPQDTYAHDAVALATGKATESVVGLRTEIDDLIERYYGQGRSAMGTIVENLEGGEGGGEDDVEHLRDLASEAPVIRLVNLIMQRAVEQRASDIHIEPFESRLKVRYRIDGVLQEVESPPASSTAAVISRIKIMAKLNIAERRLPQDGRIMLRVQGKELDLRVSTVPTSYGESVVMRILDRESVVLDFKALGFTDDFLPKFLNVLEMPHGIMLVTGPTGSGKTTTLYTALSKINTPEVKIITVEDPVEYQLEGVNQIQVKPQIGLDFAGALRSIVRQDPDIIMIGEMRDLETAKIAIQSALTGHLVLSTLHTNNAAGAVTRLLDMGVDDYLMCSTVNGVLAQRLVRRLDRESSQRYQALPEVIAEHKLRNYTRHDPIYLHRPVPSERSATGYIGRTTIMEFLTMTDPIRRLVMQHADHGKIEALAREEGMRTMYEDGIAKALTGLTTIEEVLRVCQET from the coding sequence GTGCTCCCGGCCAATCCGGAGCAACTGGACGAACGCATCTGCCAGTTCCTGGTGCGCAAGGGCCGGCTCAAGGAAGCCGACCTGGTGCGCGCGCGCCGGGTGCACGAGGAGCAGGAGGACGTCGGCCTGGTCTCGCTGCTGACGCGCCTGGGCCTGGCGTCCGAGCGCGACGTCGCCGAGGCGCTGAGCGAGCTGCTGGACCTGCCGCTGCTGTCGGCCAAGGATGCGCCCGAGGTGCCGCCAGCCGGCGTGCAGCTCTCGGTGCGCTTCCTCAAGCAGTTCCACATCGTGCCGATCGGCGAGAGCGAGACCAGCATCAAGCTGCTGGTGGCCGATCCGCAGGACACCTATGCGCACGACGCGGTGGCGCTGGCCACCGGCAAGGCCACCGAGAGCGTGGTCGGCCTGCGCACCGAGATCGACGATCTGATCGAGCGCTACTACGGCCAGGGCCGTTCGGCGATGGGCACCATCGTGGAGAACCTGGAAGGTGGCGAGGGCGGTGGCGAGGATGATGTCGAGCACCTGCGCGACCTCGCCTCCGAGGCGCCGGTGATCCGCCTGGTCAACCTGATCATGCAGCGCGCGGTCGAGCAGCGCGCCTCGGACATCCACATCGAGCCCTTCGAGAGCCGCCTGAAGGTGCGCTACCGCATCGACGGCGTGCTCCAGGAAGTGGAGTCGCCGCCGGCCAGCTCCACCGCCGCCGTGATCAGCCGCATCAAGATCATGGCCAAGCTCAACATCGCCGAGCGCCGGTTGCCGCAGGACGGCCGCATCATGCTGCGCGTGCAGGGCAAGGAACTGGACCTGCGCGTATCCACCGTGCCGACCAGCTACGGCGAAAGCGTGGTCATGCGTATTCTCGACCGCGAGAGCGTGGTGCTGGACTTCAAGGCGCTCGGTTTCACCGACGACTTCCTGCCCAAGTTCCTGAATGTGCTGGAGATGCCGCACGGCATCATGCTGGTCACCGGCCCCACCGGCTCGGGCAAGACCACCACGCTGTACACCGCGCTCAGCAAGATCAACACCCCCGAGGTGAAGATCATCACGGTCGAAGACCCGGTCGAATACCAGCTGGAAGGCGTCAACCAGATCCAGGTGAAGCCGCAGATCGGGCTCGATTTCGCCGGCGCGCTGCGCTCCATCGTGCGCCAGGATCCGGACATCATCATGATCGGCGAAATGCGCGACCTGGAAACCGCGAAGATCGCGATCCAGTCCGCGCTGACCGGCCACCTGGTGCTGTCCACGCTGCACACCAACAACGCCGCCGGCGCGGTGACCCGTTTGCTCGACATGGGCGTCGACGACTACCTGATGTGCTCGACCGTCAACGGTGTGCTGGCCCAGCGCCTGGTGCGCCGCCTCGACCGCGAGTCCAGCCAGCGCTACCAGGCGCTGCCCGAGGTGATCGCCGAGCACAAGCTGCGCAACTACACCCGCCACGACCCGATCTATCTGCATCGCCCGGTGCCGAGCGAGCGCAGCGCCACCGGTTACATCGGTCGCACCACGATCATGGAATTCCTGACCATGACCGACCCGATCCGCCGCCTGGTCATGCAGCACGCCGACCACGGCAAGATCGAGGCCCTCGCCCGCGAGGAAGGCATGCGCACGATGTACGAGGACGGCATCGCCAAGGCGCTGACCGGCCTCACCACCATCGAGGAAGTGCTGCGGGTGTGTCAGGAGACCTGA
- a CDS encoding hemolysin III family protein, with amino-acid sequence MTAETLHPHHARERLEEWLSALTHGVGAVVALAAAAVLITLASIYGDAWAIVGSAVYGSSLLLLYVASTLYHAVSHAPTKAKMKVFDHCMIYVLIAGTYTPFTLTSLRGSWGWTLFGLIWGLAIAGIVFKLYFTGRFKWLSTGIYLAMGWLILIAAEPVMQALPGAAFNWLMAGGVAYTAGTIFYMSRRLPYAHAIWHAFVIAGSVCHFAAVLIQVLEPGAAAS; translated from the coding sequence ATGACCGCCGAAACCCTCCACCCCCACCACGCCCGCGAGCGCCTCGAGGAATGGCTGAGCGCCTTGACCCACGGTGTCGGTGCGGTGGTGGCGCTGGCGGCGGCGGCGGTGCTGATCACGCTGGCGTCGATCTACGGCGATGCCTGGGCGATCGTCGGTTCGGCGGTCTACGGCAGCTCGCTGCTGCTGCTGTACGTGGCCTCCACCCTGTACCACGCGGTCAGCCATGCGCCGACCAAGGCGAAGATGAAGGTCTTCGACCACTGCATGATTTATGTGCTGATTGCCGGCACCTACACCCCGTTCACGCTGACCAGCCTGCGCGGCAGCTGGGGCTGGACCCTGTTCGGACTGATCTGGGGCCTGGCGATCGCCGGCATCGTGTTCAAACTGTACTTCACCGGGCGCTTCAAATGGCTGTCGACCGGGATCTACCTGGCGATGGGCTGGCTGATCCTGATCGCCGCCGAGCCGGTGATGCAGGCGCTGCCAGGCGCGGCGTTCAACTGGCTGATGGCGGGCGGCGTGGCCTACACCGCCGGCACCATTTTCTACATGAGTCGACGCCTGCCGTATGCGCACGCAATCTGGCATGCCTTCGTGATCGCCGGCAGCGTCTGCCACTTCGCTGCGGTGCTGATCCAGGTGCTGGAGCCTGGCGCCGCGGCTTCCTGA
- the nusB gene encoding transcription antitermination factor NusB encodes MKPTRPFPERARARRRALQALYQWQIGGGPMRRIIEQFNEEQDMAIADGAYFSDVLLGVEQNLEQIDAAIAPCADRRIDEIDAIERATLRIATWELQHRLDIPYRVVINEAIDLAKDFGAEGGHGYVNAVLDRVARNTRQAESAAH; translated from the coding sequence ATGAAGCCTACCCGTCCCTTCCCCGAGCGCGCCCGTGCGCGGCGCCGTGCGCTGCAGGCGCTGTACCAGTGGCAGATCGGCGGCGGCCCGATGCGCCGCATCATCGAGCAGTTCAACGAGGAACAGGACATGGCGATCGCCGATGGCGCCTATTTCTCCGACGTGCTGCTCGGCGTCGAGCAGAACCTGGAACAGATCGACGCCGCCATCGCCCCCTGCGCCGACCGCCGCATCGACGAGATCGACGCGATCGAACGCGCCACGCTGCGCATCGCCACCTGGGAGCTGCAGCACCGGCTGGACATCCCCTACCGGGTGGTGATCAACGAGGCGATCGATTTGGCCAAGGACTTCGGCGCCGAGGGCGGCCACGGCTATGTGAATGCGGTGCTCGACCGCGTGGCGCGCAACACGCGCCAGGCCGAATCCGCGGCGCACTGA